From Paenibacillus sp. PK3_47, the proteins below share one genomic window:
- a CDS encoding ABC transporter ATP-binding protein: MISLNEISFAYDKNPVIKKLSFTEQDRVITGLWGRNGAGKTTLMQLISGHQKPDSGTVQIMGREPYNNPAAQGHLCYIKEDHPFSEIWSVRDCLRFYQYFKPNWNQEFAEQMLETFQLPHKKKTKKLSTGMKTALQLVIGLASQADVTILDEPTNGLDAAMRKKFYKLLLESYEAFPRLMLISTHQIEELQPLLDNIMVVHEGQLLTHEPMENLREMGIWLTGESGQVNQLTSNEKVIEESTLGSTKKVMIDAPMSEKWRERVRTAKVSIEKAHVQDYLLAVTENVKEASR; this comes from the coding sequence ATGATTTCTTTGAACGAGATTTCTTTTGCCTACGACAAAAATCCAGTCATCAAGAAGCTGTCATTCACTGAGCAGGACCGGGTCATTACAGGACTCTGGGGACGGAATGGTGCCGGCAAAACGACACTTATGCAGCTGATATCCGGACATCAGAAGCCCGATAGCGGAACTGTGCAAATCATGGGGCGTGAGCCTTACAACAACCCTGCAGCTCAAGGCCATTTGTGCTACATAAAGGAAGATCATCCGTTCAGCGAAATATGGTCTGTCCGCGATTGTCTGCGGTTCTACCAGTACTTCAAGCCCAATTGGAACCAGGAATTTGCGGAACAAATGCTGGAGACGTTTCAATTACCGCACAAGAAAAAGACCAAAAAGCTTTCAACAGGAATGAAGACGGCTTTACAGCTGGTGATAGGTTTGGCCAGTCAGGCTGATGTGACGATTCTCGATGAGCCAACCAATGGGCTTGATGCGGCGATGCGCAAAAAATTTTATAAGCTGCTGCTGGAAAGCTATGAGGCCTTCCCCCGTCTAATGTTAATTTCTACGCATCAGATCGAAGAATTACAGCCGCTGCTCGACAACATCATGGTGGTTCATGAAGGACAACTGCTCACACACGAGCCTATGGAGAACTTACGGGAAATGGGAATCTGGCTAACCGGCGAGAGCGGACAGGTAAACCAATTAACCAGTAACGAGAAAGTTATAGAAGAAAGTACGCTCGGTTCCACAAAAAAAGTGATGATTGACGCCCCAATGTCTGAGAAGTGGAGAGAACGGGTCCGGACCGCCAAAGTTTCAATAGAAAAGGCTCATGTACAGGATTATCTGCTGGCTGTCACGGAAAATGTGAAGGAGGCTTCACGATGA
- a CDS encoding manganese catalase family protein gives MFFHIKELQYHAKPERPDPVYARKLQEVLGGQFGEITVAMQYLFQGWNVRGDGAAYKDLLMDTATEELAHVEMLATMIARLLDGAPVETLEDAARDPLVAAILGGSNPQHAIVTGLGAAPTDSNGYPWNSRYTIASGNLLADFRANLNAESQGRLQVARLYEMTNDRGVKDMLSWLLARDTMHQNQWMAAICDLESKEGVIVPTTFPKQLEKQEVSHVLFNFSRGEASATGPWAHGPAPDGGVFQYVAKPQPLAPEPHLPPAPPYIFDTPPQVLNMKGPHQPPM, from the coding sequence TTGTTTTTTCACATTAAAGAGCTGCAGTATCACGCGAAACCAGAGCGGCCGGATCCGGTGTATGCAAGGAAGCTTCAGGAGGTTTTAGGCGGACAATTCGGAGAAATAACCGTTGCCATGCAGTATTTGTTCCAGGGGTGGAATGTCCGGGGTGACGGTGCGGCTTATAAGGATTTATTGATGGATACGGCAACCGAGGAGCTGGCTCACGTAGAAATGCTGGCAACGATGATTGCCCGCCTGCTGGATGGAGCTCCGGTGGAGACACTTGAGGACGCGGCGCGTGATCCGCTGGTTGCAGCGATTCTGGGCGGCTCAAATCCCCAGCATGCTATCGTAACGGGGCTGGGAGCGGCCCCTACGGATAGTAACGGCTACCCGTGGAATTCCCGGTATACGATTGCAAGCGGGAATTTACTGGCAGACTTCAGAGCTAATTTGAATGCAGAGTCACAGGGCCGTCTCCAGGTCGCACGGTTATACGAAATGACAAACGACAGAGGTGTAAAGGATATGCTGTCCTGGCTGCTGGCCCGGGATACGATGCATCAGAACCAGTGGATGGCGGCTATTTGCGATCTGGAGTCGAAGGAAGGAGTTATCGTCCCGACGACTTTCCCCAAGCAGTTAGAGAAACAGGAAGTGTCGCATGTTCTGTTTAATTTCTCGCGCGGGGAAGCCAGCGCAACCGGCCCGTGGGCACATGGTCCAGCTCCGGATGGAGGCGTCTTTCAATATGTAGCAAAGCCTCAGCCTTTAGCACCGGAACCTCATCTCCCTCCGGCTCCGCCATACATTTTTGATACACCCCCACAAGTACTTAATATGAAGGGACCGCATCAACCGCCAATGTAG
- a CDS encoding hemolysin family protein, producing the protein MDGVITINLIMVAIFIGLTAFFVGAEFAILKVRMSRIDQLISEGNKKAVIAKKVAHDLDYYLSACQLGITITALVLGALGEPTVERILHPLFDEIGVPAALSTVLSYAIALAIITFLHVVIGELAPKTLAIQFAEKMTLLLAPPLFWFGKITYPFIVALNGSARLLLRIFGVKPAGHETVHSEEELKWIVDQSYESGEINKTELVYLNNIFAFDERTLSEIIVPLGKVVTLQAGMPAAKLIEVLEKHDYTRYPVESADRNGQFIGYINTKEMLTSIAAGRDTDWQKYIHDIPKFAESKNLRDVLLRMQTTRVHMAAVTNASGATTGIVTMEDLLEEIVGDIRDETLNVEVSPG; encoded by the coding sequence TTGGACGGAGTCATTACAATAAATTTAATAATGGTTGCTATCTTTATCGGACTTACTGCGTTTTTTGTCGGGGCTGAGTTTGCCATCCTGAAGGTGCGGATGTCACGTATCGACCAATTGATCAGCGAAGGCAACAAAAAAGCGGTAATCGCCAAAAAGGTAGCGCATGATCTGGATTATTATTTGTCCGCCTGCCAGTTAGGAATCACGATTACTGCTCTCGTACTGGGAGCGCTGGGTGAACCGACTGTTGAACGGATTTTGCATCCGCTGTTTGATGAGATCGGCGTACCGGCGGCACTGTCCACTGTGCTGTCTTACGCCATCGCGCTGGCCATTATCACGTTCCTGCATGTGGTGATCGGAGAGCTTGCACCGAAGACACTGGCGATCCAGTTTGCAGAGAAAATGACCCTGCTGCTGGCCCCTCCGCTGTTCTGGTTCGGTAAAATCACCTATCCGTTTATCGTCGCCCTGAACGGTTCTGCACGCCTCCTGCTGCGCATCTTTGGTGTAAAGCCGGCAGGCCATGAAACCGTGCATTCCGAAGAGGAGCTGAAATGGATTGTTGACCAAAGCTACGAGAGCGGAGAGATCAACAAGACAGAGCTGGTCTATCTCAACAACATCTTTGCTTTTGATGAGCGGACGCTTAGCGAAATCATTGTTCCCTTGGGCAAGGTCGTTACTTTGCAAGCCGGGATGCCGGCCGCCAAATTAATCGAAGTCCTGGAAAAACATGATTATACGCGTTATCCTGTAGAAAGTGCGGACAGAAACGGGCAGTTTATCGGATATATTAATACTAAAGAAATGTTAACGAGTATTGCTGCCGGCAGGGATACAGACTGGCAGAAGTATATCCACGACATCCCCAAATTTGCCGAAAGCAAGAACCTGCGGGATGTACTGCTACGGATGCAGACTACCAGAGTCCATATGGCCGCTGTAACGAATGCTTCAGGAGCCACGACCGGCATTGTCACCATGGAAGATCTGCTCGAAGAAATTGTCGGCGATATCCGTGATGAAACGCTGAATGTGGAAGTCTCGCCAGGTTAA
- a CDS encoding hemolysin family protein, protein MDLITIMNLFILAVLIFLTAFFVASEFAAVKMRMSRIEQLIDEGNKKAVIAKKVVGDLDYYLSACQLGITVTALGLGAIGKPAVERILYPVFDYLNVSESTSSIASYAIAFILVTFLHVVVGEMAPKTLAIQYAEKLTLLLSPPLYWFGKIMHPFIVALNGTSRIILRWFGVKPAGHEEHYSEEELRIIMEQSFEGGEINETKLEYLENVFAFDERMAKDIMIHRTEMVTLDYEMSNEDIISILDANNYTRYPVIEAGNKDKVLGVVNVKKMLPHIIMGRDRELEEFVRSLPIVSSVTPIKEAMLKMQQEQMHMALVIDEYGGTAGILTLEDILEELVGEIRDEFDADEVSDIQQVDDKTYLISGRVLLEEIEEQFGLSFENSEEVDTIGGWIQVREGTDLQEGHEFQAGGQHFQIAEMDNFQIKLVILHYTPAES, encoded by the coding sequence TTGGACTTAATAACGATAATGAATTTATTCATACTTGCAGTACTGATTTTTTTGACAGCATTTTTTGTGGCCTCGGAGTTTGCTGCAGTCAAAATGCGGATGTCACGGATTGAACAATTAATTGATGAAGGAAATAAAAAAGCGGTTATAGCCAAAAAAGTCGTCGGCGATCTGGATTATTACCTGTCTGCCTGTCAGCTGGGGATTACAGTAACTGCGCTGGGACTTGGTGCAATCGGTAAACCGGCAGTGGAACGTATTTTGTACCCTGTATTTGATTACTTGAATGTATCGGAGTCGACGTCATCCATTGCTTCCTATGCAATCGCCTTTATTCTAGTAACCTTCCTCCACGTGGTGGTCGGAGAAATGGCGCCCAAAACGCTGGCCATTCAGTATGCCGAGAAGCTGACGCTGCTGCTCTCTCCCCCGCTGTACTGGTTCGGCAAAATCATGCACCCTTTTATTGTGGCGCTGAACGGAACTTCGCGGATTATTCTCCGCTGGTTCGGTGTAAAGCCTGCAGGGCATGAGGAGCATTATTCGGAAGAAGAGCTGCGGATCATTATGGAGCAGAGCTTTGAAGGCGGCGAAATCAACGAGACCAAGCTGGAGTATCTGGAGAATGTCTTTGCTTTTGATGAACGCATGGCCAAAGATATTATGATCCATAGAACGGAAATGGTTACGCTGGATTATGAGATGTCCAATGAGGATATTATCAGCATTCTTGACGCGAACAATTATACACGTTACCCCGTAATTGAGGCGGGCAACAAGGATAAGGTTCTCGGCGTTGTCAACGTGAAGAAAATGCTGCCCCATATTATTATGGGCCGTGACCGTGAGCTGGAGGAATTTGTGCGCAGTCTCCCGATTGTATCTTCAGTAACGCCTATCAAGGAAGCGATGCTCAAGATGCAGCAGGAACAGATGCATATGGCACTCGTTATTGATGAATACGGCGGAACGGCAGGAATTCTTACCCTAGAGGATATTCTGGAAGAGCTCGTCGGAGAGATCCGGGATGAGTTTGACGCCGATGAGGTCTCCGATATTCAGCAGGTGGACGACAAGACCTATTTGATCAGCGGCCGTGTCCTTCTGGAAGAGATTGAAGAGCAGTTCGGTCTGTCATTCGAAAACAGTGAGGAAGTGGATACGATCGGCGGATGGATTCAAGTCCGGGAAGGTACTGACCTTCAGGAAGGCCACGAATTCCAGGCCGGCGGACAGCACTTCCAAATCGCTGAGATGGATAATTTCCAGATCAAACTGGTTATTCTTCATTACACACCGGCAGAATCGTAA
- a CDS encoding spore coat protein, giving the protein MELQNHQNMETGTIPPQLNHGGHEMFDVHEVLAGAICTLDTYTMLSEQVQDPELKTILERQKQFMTTEYNTTLECFKTGQDPSVPTQSYKMTQGNDFVYGMKPSTPKMPIQSVAGVNDQIISLSMLNSLKLGAVMKTNAALESTNPVVRRVLADSLPNCIEMAYEVSLYQNKKGYYQVPQLPQQDMQQMLNSYGPAAIVPPLNGNMTH; this is encoded by the coding sequence ATGGAGCTGCAAAATCATCAAAATATGGAGACAGGCACCATTCCGCCGCAACTGAACCATGGCGGCCATGAGATGTTCGACGTTCACGAGGTATTGGCAGGCGCAATCTGCACGCTGGATACTTATACAATGCTTAGTGAACAAGTACAGGATCCCGAACTGAAAACGATTCTGGAGCGTCAAAAGCAATTCATGACCACAGAATACAACACTACGCTGGAATGCTTCAAAACCGGACAAGATCCTTCCGTACCTACACAAAGCTATAAGATGACACAAGGTAATGATTTTGTGTACGGAATGAAACCAAGCACTCCAAAAATGCCTATCCAGTCCGTTGCGGGTGTTAATGACCAGATTATTTCACTCAGTATGCTGAACTCCTTGAAGCTTGGAGCCGTTATGAAAACCAATGCAGCACTGGAATCCACAAATCCGGTAGTACGCCGCGTACTTGCCGATTCCCTGCCTAACTGTATTGAGATGGCTTATGAGGTCTCCCTTTACCAGAACAAAAAGGGTTACTATCAAGTACCGCAGCTTCCGCAGCAGGATATGCAGCAAATGCTGAACAGCTACGGCCCTGCAGCAATTGTGCCGCCGCTTAACGGTAACATGACTCACTAA
- a CDS encoding GNAT family protein: protein MSDSQVYIRFAEESDAKEMTEMNTRNRTFFEEFSPGNSDEFYTEEHQLQMIIKGRTDRAEDRKYDFLICHTPTGQIIGSAGLSFIVRGPLQSCMIGYTLDQNFNGKGFMTEAVKQVVSYAFQELKFHRITGEASPKNPGSIRVLEKAGFHKEGISRSNLKIRGVWEDHQVLAIINPDDSI from the coding sequence ATGTCAGATAGTCAGGTATACATAAGGTTCGCCGAGGAAAGTGATGCGAAGGAAATGACCGAGATGAATACGCGCAACCGGACTTTTTTTGAAGAATTCTCGCCAGGCAACTCCGACGAATTCTATACGGAAGAGCATCAGCTCCAGATGATTATTAAGGGCAGGACGGACCGGGCAGAGGACAGGAAATACGACTTTCTGATCTGCCACACGCCAACCGGACAAATTATCGGCAGCGCTGGGCTGTCTTTCATAGTACGGGGACCGCTTCAGAGCTGTATGATCGGATACACGCTGGACCAGAATTTTAACGGGAAGGGTTTCATGACGGAAGCAGTGAAGCAGGTTGTAAGTTATGCTTTTCAGGAACTGAAGTTTCACCGGATTACGGGAGAAGCCTCCCCGAAGAATCCCGGATCGATCCGTGTGCTTGAAAAAGCAGGCTTCCACAAAGAAGGCATCTCGCGCAGCAACCTTAAGATCCGCGGGGTATGGGAGGATCATCAGGTTCTGGCTATTATCAATCCCGATGACAGTATTTAG
- a CDS encoding ROK family protein, whose protein sequence is MRKANPTLMKEINLNHVREVMKQLETATKPRLASMTGLSVVTINSLVKELHERGELFEDSFVPSGGGRPAQTYRYNYDFSLALVMYLKEEQGQELVSAAVVNLEDGILARENYKMPVLDRAYFRSIVGHFISLYPAIKIIGIGIPGQAVNGEITVSSHQELRGSRMIKEIEAEFGLQVLVENDVNAAISGYCMEHGEAEDQCISGIYFPRRYPPGMGIVLDGKVIRGKNGMSGEIKFLPDSPDWMSEMSTATFVDVVCRILQTVNAVLAPDKIVIYQDRVGEELWEPAWRLYCEHHPMPSDPEVILQNTFQQDFETGLRRMTLKGLQSNLAPTS, encoded by the coding sequence ATGCGAAAAGCAAACCCTACGCTGATGAAAGAGATTAATCTGAACCATGTGCGTGAAGTGATGAAACAGCTCGAAACGGCCACAAAACCCCGGCTTGCGTCCATGACCGGATTAAGCGTTGTTACCATAAACTCCCTGGTCAAGGAGCTGCATGAGCGCGGTGAGCTGTTTGAGGATTCTTTTGTCCCGTCCGGCGGCGGGCGGCCTGCACAGACCTACCGTTACAATTATGATTTCAGCCTTGCACTTGTCATGTATCTGAAGGAAGAGCAGGGCCAGGAGCTGGTCTCAGCAGCTGTAGTCAATCTGGAAGACGGGATTCTGGCCAGGGAGAATTACAAGATGCCTGTACTGGACAGGGCGTATTTCCGGAGCATCGTCGGTCATTTTATTTCCTTGTATCCTGCAATCAAAATCATTGGCATCGGTATCCCTGGTCAAGCCGTCAACGGGGAAATAACGGTCAGCAGCCATCAGGAGCTGCGGGGTTCCAGGATGATCAAAGAAATTGAAGCTGAATTTGGACTTCAGGTACTGGTCGAAAATGATGTAAATGCCGCGATCAGCGGATACTGTATGGAGCATGGGGAAGCAGAGGACCAGTGTATATCAGGCATTTACTTTCCGCGCAGATATCCGCCGGGTATGGGCATTGTTCTGGATGGCAAGGTCATCAGAGGCAAAAACGGCATGTCAGGAGAGATCAAGTTTCTGCCGGACAGTCCGGACTGGATGAGCGAAATGAGCACCGCTACCTTCGTGGATGTAGTCTGCCGGATTCTTCAGACCGTAAATGCGGTTCTTGCTCCCGATAAAATCGTAATCTACCAGGACAGGGTGGGGGAAGAGCTTTGGGAACCCGCTTGGCGACTTTACTGTGAACACCATCCTATGCCTTCCGATCCGGAGGTTATTTTGCAGAATACATTTCAGCAGGATTTTGAAACGGGCCTGCGCAGGATGACGCTTAAAGGACTGCAGTCCAATTTGGCTCCGACCTCCTAA
- a CDS encoding MFS transporter encodes MATWFLVIIYLAFISLGLPDSLLGSAWPVIWPDIGSSLGSAGLVSMIIAAGTIVSSLVSGQIIGRMGTGKVTLFSCLLTAVSLLGFSMAPSMFWFIVLAVPLGLGAGAVDAALNHYVADNYKAHHMNWLHCFWGVGATAGPVIMAGFLAGPHSWRGGYAAVAVIQFILVVILLVTLPLWKKVAAARGHEQSDHISQEKALEEKDKAGVPVKVLQLKGVKPSLLAFFLYCGVEMTVGLWGASYLVGTRNVAAETAAGWISLYYGGITVGRLITGFITLKVANRLLIRYGQLVTLAGGILLLLPLSSSVSMLGFILIGLGLAPIYPGLLHETPARFGRENSARLMGYQMSVAYTGSTLVPPLFGLLAANAGTDSFPVIILILQAGMLLSVEAVNRVLRTKRLSD; translated from the coding sequence TTGGCAACCTGGTTTTTAGTTATAATCTATCTTGCGTTTATCAGCCTGGGACTTCCTGATTCATTGCTTGGTTCCGCATGGCCGGTCATCTGGCCGGATATCGGCTCTTCGCTGGGTTCTGCCGGCCTTGTATCCATGATCATTGCAGCCGGAACCATCGTGTCCAGTCTGGTCAGCGGACAAATCATCGGGCGCATGGGAACCGGGAAAGTTACCTTGTTCAGCTGCCTGCTTACTGCTGTTTCCTTACTGGGCTTCTCCATGGCACCTTCCATGTTCTGGTTCATCGTACTGGCGGTTCCCCTTGGTCTTGGCGCAGGTGCGGTAGATGCTGCACTTAATCATTACGTGGCAGACAATTACAAGGCCCACCACATGAATTGGCTGCACTGCTTCTGGGGAGTAGGAGCTACGGCTGGTCCGGTCATCATGGCCGGTTTTTTGGCAGGGCCGCATTCATGGAGAGGCGGTTACGCCGCAGTTGCCGTCATCCAGTTCATTCTGGTTGTAATTCTTCTGGTGACACTTCCTTTGTGGAAGAAGGTGGCTGCAGCCAGAGGACATGAGCAGTCTGATCATATAAGCCAGGAGAAAGCCCTGGAAGAGAAGGACAAAGCAGGCGTACCCGTAAAAGTACTACAGTTAAAGGGAGTAAAGCCATCCCTGCTGGCCTTCTTTCTGTATTGCGGAGTCGAGATGACCGTCGGGTTATGGGGAGCCAGTTATCTGGTAGGTACAAGAAATGTTGCGGCAGAAACCGCTGCGGGCTGGATCTCCTTGTATTATGGAGGAATTACCGTCGGGAGATTGATCACAGGTTTTATTACTTTAAAAGTTGCCAACCGGCTGCTGATCCGTTATGGCCAGCTGGTAACTCTGGCAGGCGGAATTCTTCTGCTCCTGCCGCTGTCTTCATCCGTTTCCATGTTAGGCTTTATTCTCATCGGACTCGGCCTTGCGCCTATTTATCCGGGGCTTCTGCATGAGACACCTGCGAGGTTCGGCCGGGAGAACTCCGCCAGACTGATGGGGTATCAGATGTCTGTAGCCTATACCGGTTCCACACTGGTTCCGCCGCTGTTCGGACTGCTTGCGGCTAACGCAGGTACAGACTCATTTCCGGTAATCATCCTTATTCTTCAGGCGGGTATGCTGCTTAGTGTAGAAGCAGTGAACAGAGTGCTCAGAACTAAAAGATTAAGTGATTAA
- a CDS encoding GNAT family N-acetyltransferase, whose amino-acid sequence MISIIQMTLHDAYKIRDIDRSESIELMYKLNNGVLEEINSPHECPRWAEDTYLEIISRYEYELTHGGTAFGAFDGNKLVGFGVLAHKFRGYDKDRLQIDLMYVSREYRRRGIGSLIMESLSKAAIKQKAKYLYISSTETESAVKFYTSLGSAVTTDIDAELFEKEPDDIHMVIKL is encoded by the coding sequence ATGATTTCAATAATTCAAATGACACTTCATGATGCTTATAAAATCCGTGACATCGATCGTTCGGAATCCATTGAACTGATGTACAAATTAAATAACGGAGTACTTGAAGAAATAAATTCACCGCATGAATGCCCCAGATGGGCGGAAGATACTTATCTTGAAATCATATCCCGGTATGAATATGAGCTAACACACGGCGGAACGGCTTTTGGAGCATTTGACGGAAATAAATTAGTTGGGTTTGGTGTCCTGGCACATAAGTTCAGGGGCTATGATAAGGACAGGCTTCAGATTGATCTTATGTATGTGTCACGGGAATACAGAAGAAGAGGCATCGGCAGTCTTATTATGGAATCGCTTAGTAAAGCAGCAATTAAACAAAAGGCAAAGTATTTATATATTTCGTCGACCGAGACTGAATCAGCTGTGAAGTTTTATACCAGTCTTGGTTCAGCTGTTACAACAGATATCGATGCGGAATTATTTGAAAAAGAACCCGATGACATTCACATGGTAATAAAATTATAG
- a CDS encoding lactate utilization protein C: protein MTSANREAFLNTVASKLGRARAAEVQRPDFKGMFPDSYGSLTTDDLIGILKEQCFFIHTQLIESSPEILQQTLDDLIQANGGGPVITSGDSRFAGYGLSFPDSYVWSESAGRENNISRSEAANTAIVFADYVLAESGTIVVESRPDQGRSLHFLPDHYIAVIEKQRIVLRSTQAAADLNRRVEAGEPVGSAINFISGPSNSADIEMQLVVGVHGPLRATYVLI, encoded by the coding sequence ATGACATCAGCCAACAGAGAGGCATTCCTGAACACCGTCGCTTCCAAGCTGGGGCGTGCACGGGCAGCTGAAGTACAGCGGCCTGACTTTAAGGGAATGTTTCCGGACAGTTACGGGAGTCTGACGACAGATGATTTAATTGGGATTCTGAAAGAGCAATGCTTCTTCATTCACACGCAGCTGATCGAATCAAGTCCTGAGATCCTGCAGCAGACCCTCGATGATCTGATCCAGGCCAACGGCGGTGGTCCGGTCATTACATCGGGTGACTCCCGGTTTGCAGGGTATGGACTGAGCTTCCCGGATTCGTACGTCTGGTCGGAGTCTGCCGGCAGGGAGAATAATATCAGCCGCTCGGAAGCAGCTAATACCGCTATTGTCTTTGCGGATTACGTGCTGGCCGAGTCGGGTACGATTGTTGTGGAGAGCCGGCCGGACCAGGGGCGCTCGCTTCACTTTTTGCCGGACCATTATATTGCAGTGATTGAGAAACAACGGATAGTCCTCCGCTCCACCCAGGCGGCCGCAGATCTGAACCGAAGGGTGGAAGCCGGTGAACCCGTGGGCTCGGCCATCAACTTCATTTCCGGCCCTTCCAATTCGGCGGATATTGAAATGCAGCTTGTCGTAGGCGTTCATGGCCCTCTTAGAGCAACTTATGTCCTTATTTAG
- a CDS encoding LutB/LldF family L-lactate oxidation iron-sulfur protein, which yields MSLQTDKREFSERSTEGISDTFMRSAVSSAQDSLKTRRLTAATSLGDWEQWRTIGQQIRQHTLKNLDFYLNQLADNIEQRGGHIYFAATKEEASSYIRDVVVRKQAKKIVKSKSMVTEEIEMNKVLIEAGCDLIETDLGEYILQIDDWDPPSHIVAPALHKDRKQIRRVFTEKLGYTGDETPENLARFAREVLRQKFLDADVGITGCNFAVANMGAINLVTNEGNGDLTAAIPKTQIAVMGMERIVPTLEEMEVLDNLLCRSAVGQKLTSYITVMGPKVSGESDGPEEFHLVVVDNGRSDILGSEFNEALQCIRCGACLNVCPIYRHIGGHAYGSIYPGPIGAVITPLLGGYDDYKELPFASSLCAACTDVCPVKIPLHEQLIMHRQKIVNEKRTGAADRMQMKAAGRLLSSRSLFGKALRFANPGSRMLSKHGRIVRGPGLIQGWINVRDLNQPVKQQDSFRTWMEQRKGGSGK from the coding sequence TTGAGCCTGCAAACCGATAAACGGGAATTCAGTGAACGCAGTACTGAAGGTATCAGCGATACATTCATGAGAAGCGCCGTAAGCTCTGCGCAGGACAGCCTGAAGACAAGACGGCTTACTGCCGCCACCTCACTCGGGGATTGGGAGCAGTGGCGCACGATCGGCCAGCAAATCCGCCAGCATACACTGAAGAACCTGGACTTTTACCTTAATCAGCTCGCAGATAATATTGAGCAAAGAGGCGGGCATATTTATTTTGCCGCAACCAAAGAAGAAGCCAGCAGCTACATCCGGGATGTCGTCGTCCGGAAGCAGGCGAAGAAAATCGTCAAGTCCAAATCGATGGTCACCGAAGAAATTGAAATGAACAAGGTATTGATCGAAGCCGGATGTGACCTGATTGAGACTGATCTTGGCGAATATATTCTCCAGATTGACGACTGGGACCCGCCTTCCCATATTGTGGCCCCTGCCCTGCACAAAGACCGCAAACAGATCAGGAGAGTGTTCACTGAAAAACTCGGCTATACCGGTGATGAAACGCCGGAGAATCTGGCCCGGTTCGCCAGGGAAGTGCTGCGGCAGAAGTTCCTGGATGCGGATGTCGGGATCACGGGATGCAACTTTGCCGTAGCTAATATGGGTGCCATCAATCTGGTGACCAATGAGGGTAACGGAGATCTTACAGCGGCCATACCGAAAACCCAAATTGCGGTGATGGGCATGGAACGGATTGTGCCTACGCTCGAAGAGATGGAAGTGCTGGATAATCTGCTCTGCCGCAGCGCTGTCGGACAGAAATTAACGAGTTATATCACCGTTATGGGCCCTAAGGTATCAGGTGAAAGTGACGGTCCGGAAGAGTTCCATCTCGTTGTCGTGGATAACGGCCGCTCGGATATTCTGGGAAGTGAATTCAATGAAGCTCTGCAGTGCATCCGCTGCGGCGCCTGTCTGAACGTCTGCCCGATCTACCGGCATATAGGCGGGCATGCCTACGGGTCGATTTATCCGGGACCGATCGGAGCCGTAATTACTCCCCTTCTCGGCGGATATGATGACTATAAGGAGCTTCCTTTTGCTTCCAGCCTTTGTGCAGCCTGTACCGATGTCTGTCCGGTCAAAATCCCGCTTCACGAGCAGCTGATTATGCACCGTCAGAAAATCGTGAACGAAAAGCGCACCGGTGCAGCAGACCGTATGCAGATGAAAGCGGCAGGCCGCCTGCTCTCTTCCCGGTCCCTCTTCGGCAAGGCGCTGCGGTTTGCGAACCCGGGAAGCCGGATGCTCAGCAAGCATGGACGGATTGTGAGAGGTCCGGGACTGATTCAAGGATGGATTAATGTCCGTGACCTTAACCAGCCGGTCAAGCAGCAGGACAGTTTCCGGACCTGGATGGAGCAGCGTAAAGGGGGCAGCGGTAAATGA